One genomic region from Pseudochaenichthys georgianus chromosome 15, fPseGeo1.2, whole genome shotgun sequence encodes:
- the mdh1ab gene encoding malate dehydrogenase 1Ab, NAD (soluble), translated as MSEPIRVLVTGAAGQIAYSLLFSIAKGDVFGKDQPVILLLLDITPMLPVLEGVVMELQDCALPLLREIVPTDKEEVGFKDLDAAILVGSMPRREGMERKDLLKANVAIFKSQGSALEKYAKKTVKVLVVGNPANTNCLIAAKSAPSIPKENFSCLTRLDHNRARSQVAMRCCVPATNVKNVIIWGNHSSTQYPDVHHCLVNMSGSELACFEAVKDDAWLKGDFIATVQQRGAAVIKARKLSSAMSAAKAICDHMRDIWSGTPEGEFISMGVYSSGNRYGVPEDLIYSFPVQIKGKSWKIVEGLTINEFSQSKMEATAAELIEERDTAVSFLGV; from the exons ATG TCTGAGCCTATTAGAGTTCTGGTGACCGGCGCTGCTGGGCAGATTGCCTATTCCCTGCTGTTCAGCATTGCCAAGGGAGATGTCTTTGGCAAAGATCAG CCAGTCATCTTGCTCCTTTTGGACATTACACCCATGTTGCCAGTCCTGGAGGGTGTCGTCATGGAGCTGCAGGACTGTGCCCTCCCACTTCTGAGAG AGATTGTCCCCACTGACAAGGAGGAGGTGGGCTTCAAGGACCTGGACGCCGCCATCTTGGTTGGCTCGATGCCCCGCAGGGAAGGCATGGAGAGGAAGGACCTGCTCAAGGCCAACGTGGCCATCTTCAAGAGCCAGGGATCCGCCCTGGAGAAGTATGCCAAGAAGACTGTCAAG GTGCTGGTTGTAGGAAATCCAGCCAACACCAACTGTCTGATTGCAGCCAAGTCTGCTCCCTCCATCCCCAAAGAGAACTTCTCCTGCCTCACCCGTCTGGACCACAACAGGGCCCGCTCTCAG GTGGCGATGCGCTGTTGCGTCCCTGCAACCAATGTGAAGAATGTGATCATCTGGGGCAACCACTCGTCCACCCAGTACCCCGACGTGCACCACTGCCTGGTCAACATGTCCGGCAGCGAGCTCGCCTGCTTTGAGGCCGTCAAGGATGATGCCTGGCTCAAAGGAGATTTCATCGCT ACAGTGCAGCAGAGAGGCGCTGCCGTCATCAAGGCCAGGAAGCTGTCCAGCGCCATGTCTGCAGCCAAGGCCATCTGTGACCACATGAGAGACATCTGGTCCGGCACCCCTGAG GGTGAGTTCATCTCCATGGGGGTTTACTCCTCTGGCAACAGGTAtggagtccctgaagacctCATCTACTCATTCCCTGTCCAGATCAAG GGGAAGTCCTGGAAGATAGTGGAGGGTCTGACCATCAACGAGTTTTCCCAATCAAAGATGGAAGCCACAGCGGCCGAGCTGATCGAGGAGAGAGACACAGCTGTGTCCTTCCTGGGAGTATGA